ACGGTATCTTTGACGATTTTCTGGCCATCGACACTGGCGACTACACCTGTGAGGGTTAAATTGCCTTCATGAATTTCTGTATTTACACCGATGGGTACTTGACAACCACCTTCCAGAATCCGTAAAAATGACCTTTCTGCTAAACAGCGATCGCGGGTTTCGGGGTGTTCAATGGCTTTAAGTAAGGATATCAAATCTTTGTCATCAGCACGACATTCTATCCCCAATGCACCTTGTCCCACAGCATGGAGAGAAATTTCTTTAGGGAGAATTTGATGCACGCGATCGCCCATCCCCAAACGTTGTAACCCAGCGGCTGCTAAAATCAAAGCATCGTATTCACCAGCATCCAGTTTTGCCAATCGGGTATTTAAGTTACCGCGCACATCTTTAAAGGTAAAGTGGGGAAAACGATTGCGTAATTGCGCTAACCGTCGTAGTGATGATGTCCCAATCACTGCACCTGCTGGCAAAGTTTCAATTTGCTTGTCTTTGTGCTTTTCATGCACAACTAGTGCATCAGCGGGGTTTTCCCGTTCTGTAATTGCCGCTAAGGTTAAACCTTCTGGTAAATTAGTTGGCAGATCCTTGAGGGAATGAACCGCAAAGTCAATTTCCTTGTTGATCATTCCCAGTTCGAGTTCTTTAGTAAAAAGTCCTTTATCGCCAATCTTCGCCAACGCTACATCTAGGATTTTGTCGCCTTGGGTAGACATGGTGTGGACTTCAAAAGTGATATCTGGGAAGCTGCTTTGTAATTGCTCTCTTACCCAGTATGTTTGAACTAGAGCAAGTTGACTTTTACGAGAACCAATACGAATAGTGCGGGTTGCACTGGAAACAACTGAAGTCATAATAACGTTATGTCAAACCAGGCGATACATTCACTTTCA
This window of the Nostoc sp. HK-01 genome carries:
- a CDS encoding porphobilinogen deaminase, which produces MTSVVSSATRTIRIGSRKSQLALVQTYWVREQLQSSFPDITFEVHTMSTQGDKILDVALAKIGDKGLFTKELELGMINKEIDFAVHSLKDLPTNLPEGLTLAAITERENPADALVVHEKHKDKQIETLPAGAVIGTSSLRRLAQLRNRFPHFTFKDVRGNLNTRLAKLDAGEYDALILAAAGLQRLGMGDRVHQILPKEISLHAVGQGALGIECRADDKDLISLLKAIEHPETRDRCLAERSFLRILEGGCQVPIGVNTEIHEGNLTLTGVVASVDGQKIVKDTVTGTASNAEALGAELAKLLREQGAQEILEQIFAEIQRGS